One region of Roseicitreum antarcticum genomic DNA includes:
- the queG gene encoding tRNA epoxyqueuosine(34) reductase QueG → MDPAALKTQIAAQARLEGFASMGVCRPDAIPQAPAQLKAFVDAGYHGQMGWMAERMTWRSDPAALWPDARSVIMLAEPYTPDHNPLDALALRDRAAISVYAQHRDYHDVAKKRLKRLGRWLIDTAGGEIKVFVDTAPVMEKPLAAAAGLGWQGKHTNLLSRDLGNWFFLGALFTTHALPPDTPGAEACGSCTACLDICPTNAFPAPFQLDARRCISYLTIEHHGPVDPELRALMGNRIYGCDDCLAICPWNKFAVEASEAKYHARPDLQAPPLAELALLDDAGFRARFSGSPIKRIGRNRFVRNVLYAIGNSARPDLRATAQGLCNDPDETVRDAARWAALRLDGAGA, encoded by the coding sequence ATGGACCCCGCCGCGCTGAAAACACAGATCGCGGCGCAGGCCCGGCTCGAGGGGTTTGCTTCCATGGGCGTCTGCCGCCCCGATGCCATTCCGCAGGCCCCCGCGCAGCTTAAGGCGTTTGTTGATGCCGGGTACCACGGGCAAATGGGCTGGATGGCGGAACGCATGACATGGCGCAGCGACCCTGCTGCCCTGTGGCCGGATGCGCGCAGCGTCATCATGCTGGCCGAGCCCTACACCCCTGATCACAACCCGCTGGATGCACTGGCGCTGCGCGACCGCGCCGCGATCTCGGTCTATGCGCAGCACCGCGACTATCACGACGTCGCCAAGAAGCGGCTGAAACGGCTGGGCCGTTGGCTGATCGATACCGCCGGGGGTGAGATAAAGGTCTTCGTCGATACCGCCCCGGTGATGGAAAAACCCCTTGCCGCCGCCGCTGGGCTGGGCTGGCAGGGCAAGCACACGAACCTTTTGTCACGCGATCTGGGCAACTGGTTCTTTCTGGGTGCCTTGTTCACCACCCACGCCTTGCCGCCCGATACGCCGGGGGCCGAGGCTTGTGGTTCTTGCACCGCCTGTCTGGACATTTGCCCGACAAATGCCTTCCCCGCGCCCTTTCAACTGGATGCGCGGCGCTGCATTTCCTACCTGACGATCGAGCATCACGGCCCGGTCGATCCCGAATTGCGCGCGCTGATGGGCAACCGGATTTATGGGTGTGACGATTGTCTGGCCATCTGCCCGTGGAACAAATTCGCGGTCGAGGCGTCCGAGGCCAAATACCACGCCCGCCCCGATCTGCAGGCCCCGCCATTGGCTGAACTGGCCTTGCTGGATGATGCGGGGTTTCGCGCGCGGTTCTCAGGCTCGCCCATCAAGCGGATCGGACGCAACCGCTTCGTGCGTAACGTGCTTTATGCCATCGGCAATTCCGCCCGCCCCGATCTTCGCGCCACTGCGCAGGGTCTGTGCAACGACCCTGATGAAACCGTGCGCGACGCCGCCCGCTGGGCGGCGCTGCGGCTTGACGGCGCGGGGGCGTAA